The following coding sequences lie in one Streptosporangiales bacterium genomic window:
- a CDS encoding universal stress protein translates to MAQEPAPIVVGIDGSEDGLQAVRWAAREAALRGHALRIVHAFIWPMMNVPLGPSPVGPQEGGLRHEAEGFVGEAIALARSTAPDVAITGDIVTGSAVPTLVDESHHAELVVVGSRGLGGFSGLLVGSVGVGTAAHASCPVVIVRGVP, encoded by the coding sequence ATGGCACAGGAACCGGCGCCGATCGTGGTGGGTATCGACGGCTCGGAGGACGGCCTGCAGGCGGTGCGGTGGGCGGCCCGCGAGGCGGCGTTGCGCGGCCACGCGCTGCGTATCGTGCACGCCTTCATCTGGCCGATGATGAACGTCCCGCTCGGGCCGAGCCCGGTCGGGCCGCAGGAGGGCGGGCTGCGCCACGAGGCCGAGGGCTTCGTCGGCGAGGCGATCGCCCTCGCCCGCTCCACCGCACCGGACGTGGCGATCACGGGAGACATCGTGACCGGGTCGGCCGTACCGACGCTGGTGGACGAGTCGCACCACGCCGAGCTGGTCGTCGTGGGTAGCCGCGGCCTCGGTGGGTTCAGCGGGCTGCTGGTCGGCTCCGTCGGTGTCGGCACCGCCGCGCACGCGTCGTGCCCGGTGGTGATCGTCCGCGGCGTGCCG